In the Azospirillum humicireducens genome, CGATTCGCGCATGGTGGCGACGGTGTCGCGCTGATGCTCGTCCAGTTCCGTCCGTTCCAGCAGGCCGAGCATGCCGAGCACCCCGTTCATCGGCGTGCGGATCTCGTGGCTCATGGTGGCCAGGAAGGCCGATTTTGCCTTGGTCGCCTCCTCCGCCTGCTCGCGGCTTTCGCGCAGTTCGCGCGTGCGTTCCGCCACGCGTGTTTCGATCGATTGGATCTGGTCGAAGGCGCGCAGCGCGGCGATCACGGCGGTGAACAGGCTTTCCGCCGACAGGTCGGCCTTCGGCTTGTAGTCGTTGATGTCGTAATCGACGATCACGTCGCGTTGCGGCGCCTGTCCCGGCTGGCCGGTGCGCAGGATGATGCGGACGTCGCGGTTGCCCAGTTCGTCCCTGATCCAGCGCACCAGCTTCAGGCCGGAATCATCCTCCTCCATCACCACGTCCAGCAGGACCACGGCGATGTCGCGGCGGAGTTCCAGAACAGAACGGGCGTCGGCAGCGGTGAAGCTGCTGACGAGTTCCAGCCGCCGCCGCTGGAAGGTCACATCGGCCAGCAGCAGGCCGGTCATCGAATGAACGTCGGATTCGTCGTCCACCACCAGGATGGTCCAGGGCGGGGCGGCCGGGTCGTGCGCAGGTGCACGCTGAACCGCGGTGGCGCCGGAGCGATCCGCAAGCCCTTCCGCCTCCTCGTCGGCGAACAGGATCTCGTCGTCGTCAAAGGCGGCGCCGGTGCTCATGCGGGGTCGGTCTCCAGCGGGACGGGCGTCGGAAGGGGAAACGGCTGCGGTTGGGACTGGGGTTGCGTGGCTGCCTGCGGGGTCGCGGCGGTCCGCGGGATTCGCAGGGTGAAGGTAGTTCCATCGCCGGGAACGCTGTCAACCGAGATCCGCCCGCCGAGCGACTGGGTGACGAGGTTGAAGACGATGTGCAGCCCCAGCCCGCTGCCGCCCGACCCGCGGCGGGTGGTGAAGAAGGGCTCGAACACCTTTGGCAGATTTTCCGCCGGAATGCCGACGCCGTCGTCGGCGAAGCGGATCGTCACCTCGTCGTCCGGCATCTCGTCCACGTCGATCACCATGTGTCCCTTGCTGTCCGCCGGGAAGGCGTGGGTCAGGGCGTTCATCACCAGATTGGTCACCACCTGGCTGAGCGCGCCGGGGAAGCTGTCCATCAGGATGCCGGGCGAACAGGCGATGGCGACCCGGTGACGGCTCTTGCGCAGGGTAGGGCCGAGCGACGTCACCACCTCCTCCAGATAGGCCAGCAGGTCGAAGCGGCGCCGCTCCTCGCTGGTCTGGTCGACGGCGACCCGCTTGAAGCTCTGGATCAGCTCGGCGGCGCGGGTCAGGTTCTGTTCGATCAGGCGGGAGGATTCGCTGGCGGTGGCGACATAGGCGGCAAGCTCCGACTTCCTCATCGTCCCGCGCTCGAACGCCTCGGCCAGGGTGCCGGTCCGTCCCGACAGATGGGTGGCGCAGCCAAAGGCGATGCCGATGGGCGTGTTGATCTCGTGGGCCACGCCGGCGACCAGCAGGGCGAGCGAGGCCATCTTCTCCGCCTGGACCAGATTGGCCTGGGTCTCCTTCAGGTCGGCATAGGCGCGCTCCAGTTCCTGCATGGCGTTGAAGATTTCCTCGGCCGACCGCGCTTCCACCGTCACATCGGTCAGGGTGCGGACGAAGCCGCCCTCCGGCAGCGGGTTGGTGCGCACCTCCACGATGCGGCCGTCGGGACGGCGTCGCTTGAAGGTGAAGGGCTGGTCGATGGTGCCGGCCGGTTCGTCCGGCCCGGCGCCGGCGTGGCCATCGGTGCCGCCGATTCCGTAGCTGAGATACAGGTCGGGGTCGTCGCCCATCTCGCCGAATTCTCCCTGGCGGCGCTGAAGGGCGACCACGTCGGCGAAGCGCGGGCTTCCGGCCAGCACCTCCGGCGGGATGTTCAGCAGTTCCGCCGCGCGGCTGTTTGCCATCACCACACGCCCGTCGCCGTCGACCTTGAGGATGCCCTGGTCGGTGTTGTCCAGCGTGACCTGCAGGATGTTGCGCTCATGTGCCAGGTCCAGTTCCGCCCGCACCCGTTCGGTGACGTCGGACATGGTGCCGGTCAGCCGCCGGGCGCGGCCGTCGGCATCGCGCTGTGCGGTGGCGCGATCCTCGATCCAGGCCCAGCGGCCATCGCGCCGGCGCATCCGGTAGACCGCCGTGTAGGCCATGGCCCGG is a window encoding:
- a CDS encoding ATP-binding protein; this translates as MTRIAEAWRRVPAVSAKFLLILVPSLVVTVSLFSALFFYDRYQDLQAALRDKVATIADINAAALSNNLWTFDVQAIRNVIQAIGANRELVCVEVTDDLADGLFAWPGPSCPLSGDANIERRPIRVQNLQVGTITLHYNHKVAREQLRQEVVNTAVLLLLMLAGTIAAALAALRLTVGRPLRRLIASILESERGGGLQPVDWRASDELGRVIQAHNAMLARLGREEAALRMSEQRLALAITATRSSVWDYDLRTGLYWWSKEFPTLLGYGPNELAMTTETWASLLHPDEAEGVMADSRRRLRDRAMAYTAVYRMRRRDGRWAWIEDRATAQRDADGRARRLTGTMSDVTERVRAELDLAHERNILQVTLDNTDQGILKVDGDGRVVMANSRAAELLNIPPEVLAGSPRFADVVALQRRQGEFGEMGDDPDLYLSYGIGGTDGHAGAGPDEPAGTIDQPFTFKRRRPDGRIVEVRTNPLPEGGFVRTLTDVTVEARSAEEIFNAMQELERAYADLKETQANLVQAEKMASLALLVAGVAHEINTPIGIAFGCATHLSGRTGTLAEAFERGTMRKSELAAYVATASESSRLIEQNLTRAAELIQSFKRVAVDQTSEERRRFDLLAYLEEVVTSLGPTLRKSRHRVAIACSPGILMDSFPGALSQVVTNLVMNALTHAFPADSKGHMVIDVDEMPDDEVTIRFADDGVGIPAENLPKVFEPFFTTRRGSGGSGLGLHIVFNLVTQSLGGRISVDSVPGDGTTFTLRIPRTAATPQAATQPQSQPQPFPLPTPVPLETDPA